From a single Leptospira levettii genomic region:
- a CDS encoding penicillin-binding protein, with the protein MTEYKLRFKYIFYFILSLFVVLFFRVVYLTYFNENIINLKANKFVQRGTIYDRRGIELAISRESATVGIDPSNIYDPELTAQELGPVLGIPTNKLIETIRDKQNYFLLKREIELSKAEKIKALSLPGVRVEKEYKRIYPQGSLAASLLGFTGYDDDKALSGLEMLYNLELLSTPDAESSKGNNVHLTIDSIIQYRLEKSLQKAFLQTASKRGIGMIMDTETGKILAMASFPNFDPNHFQDFPVESHTNWSIRHVYEPGSTMKIFIALMLLNEGKILPGERFHCPGYIEIGKTVIRCTDNHGHVNLDEILQYSCNVGIIKAAQKIDEATYYRYLDSFKFGKRTNFSIHEAKGYLPPQNKWNKSTPYFLSIGQGVSVTPIQLITAAAAVVNGGILFEPSVVSQITNSYGELVHEFSTKSELIGIKPGAASKTLNAMGKAVSQGTGKKAYLENYFIAGKTGTSQKAKAGEGYQAGLFTASFLGFFPADKPKYVGLIVFDEPGGEAHTGGGIAAPVFREVVESIIPIVERSEKALVYRLQNQKNKIFKVDPKQMPDMTGLTASEVIQVLKQLKVKYTLDGSGFVKSQDPKPNTSITPNITVKIILEP; encoded by the coding sequence ATGACAGAATACAAACTTCGTTTTAAATACATCTTCTATTTTATTTTATCTTTATTTGTCGTTTTGTTTTTCCGAGTTGTGTATCTCACCTACTTTAATGAAAACATTATCAATTTAAAAGCTAATAAATTTGTACAACGAGGAACCATTTACGATAGACGAGGGATCGAACTTGCGATCTCTCGAGAATCAGCAACTGTTGGAATTGATCCATCTAATATTTATGATCCCGAACTCACCGCACAAGAGTTAGGTCCAGTACTTGGAATTCCTACAAACAAACTGATCGAAACCATTCGAGACAAACAAAACTATTTTCTATTAAAAAGAGAAATTGAATTATCCAAAGCAGAAAAAATCAAAGCCCTTTCTCTCCCAGGTGTTAGAGTCGAAAAAGAATACAAACGAATTTACCCTCAGGGAAGTCTTGCTGCTAGTTTATTAGGATTTACAGGTTACGATGATGACAAAGCCCTTTCTGGTCTTGAAATGTTATATAACTTGGAACTGTTATCAACACCAGATGCTGAATCTTCAAAAGGAAATAATGTTCACCTAACAATAGACAGTATCATACAATACCGTTTGGAAAAATCCTTACAAAAAGCATTTCTCCAAACCGCTTCCAAACGCGGAATCGGAATGATTATGGACACAGAAACAGGAAAAATCCTGGCAATGGCATCCTTTCCCAATTTTGATCCCAATCATTTCCAAGATTTTCCAGTGGAATCCCATACCAATTGGTCAATCCGGCATGTATATGAACCTGGTTCCACAATGAAAATTTTTATCGCATTGATGTTGTTAAATGAAGGAAAAATTCTACCAGGAGAACGATTCCATTGCCCAGGTTATATTGAAATTGGTAAAACTGTGATTCGTTGTACCGACAACCATGGCCATGTCAATTTAGATGAAATCCTTCAATATTCTTGTAATGTTGGAATCATCAAGGCAGCTCAAAAAATTGACGAAGCAACTTACTATCGTTATTTGGATAGTTTCAAATTTGGCAAGAGGACCAATTTTTCCATCCACGAAGCAAAAGGGTACCTACCCCCACAAAACAAATGGAACAAAAGTACACCATACTTTTTGTCGATAGGACAAGGGGTTTCGGTAACACCTATTCAGTTGATTACTGCTGCAGCAGCGGTTGTCAATGGTGGTATTTTATTTGAACCAAGTGTTGTTTCTCAGATCACCAATTCTTACGGTGAATTGGTGCATGAATTTTCCACCAAATCTGAGTTAATAGGAATTAAACCTGGTGCAGCATCAAAAACATTAAATGCAATGGGAAAAGCGGTCTCCCAAGGAACAGGAAAAAAAGCTTATTTAGAAAACTACTTCATTGCTGGGAAAACGGGAACTTCCCAAAAAGCGAAAGCGGGTGAAGGATACCAGGCTGGTTTGTTTACAGCCAGTTTCCTTGGTTTTTTTCCTGCCGACAAACCAAAGTATGTTGGTCTCATCGTTTTTGATGAACCAGGTGGTGAGGCGCATACGGGAGGAGGAATTGCTGCTCCTGTTTTTCGTGAAGTTGTAGAAAGTATCATTCCGATTGTAGAAAGAAGTGAAAAGGCACTGGTTTACCGATTACAAAATCAAAAGAACAAAATCTTTAAAGTAGATCCCAAACAAATGCCTGATATGACAGGTCTTACCGCATCGGAAGTGATCCAAGTATTAAAACAATTAAAAGTGAAATACACTCTAGATGGATCTGGTTTTGTCAAATCTCAAGATCCAAAACCAAACACATCTATTACTCCTAACATAACTGTAAAAATTATCCTGGAACCGTAA
- a CDS encoding motility associated factor glycosyltransferase family protein, which produces MNESFLSKNLACLPSQVSELIQNDHSMLEGTHYKRIKSKVGDDTLEINGVWIHSQFDPKKEATRFVAELPHDGTERIYLLFGAGIGYIIPYLLERSKVTIIWMEPFSFLIQEALAKFDFSEAFLSGKLVLVTGENLEDQLSDAVKGKGTHPISFVPHRGSWQWKETEYLKLKLIAEQMFHKKDVNLATLTRFEKIWAKNICYNLPELSEFRPVADLFGIAKGIKVLIACAGPSLSESIPEILRYRNQFLLLAVDTAVPILTSFGVDPDLIYSVDPQALNSQYLEDYSGEGILIFDPTSTYISLRFEKGPNKGFVTSSPFPLLQLLEKTASAEIGSVPFGGSVSTNAASLGTLMGAEKVYLVGQDLSFTKGLAHSKGAVLEERLNYIESRKFRREKHNYKQLFALPQKQVLGIQNETYITNEKMLIFKKWFEDHSKENPWTNLTKFGAKLEGMEHSSFHIEFENTSNQKQIQSTVNVKKLIQSKLKDNTPFFERSLLIEDIQKTITSLIDFLILVKQGLTVSQRIYQQIQKNQINPKTFSEDIKRMDLIDEEVSQKKGLNEILSLGIQRVILTITEGYDEHLSLEEKENAQLGVAKKSLLLYEGLYESIRSTKRMLTKSLYRLQSNL; this is translated from the coding sequence GTGAACGAATCCTTTCTTTCCAAAAATTTAGCCTGTTTACCTTCGCAAGTATCTGAATTAATTCAAAATGATCACTCCATGTTGGAAGGGACTCATTACAAACGAATCAAATCCAAAGTTGGCGATGATACTTTGGAAATCAATGGAGTCTGGATTCACAGTCAATTTGATCCAAAAAAAGAAGCAACACGTTTTGTAGCGGAACTTCCTCACGATGGAACCGAACGCATCTATTTATTGTTTGGTGCTGGCATTGGCTATATCATACCCTATTTATTAGAAAGATCGAAAGTAACGATCATATGGATGGAACCTTTTTCCTTTCTTATCCAAGAGGCTTTGGCAAAGTTTGATTTCTCAGAAGCATTTTTAAGTGGTAAACTGGTCCTCGTTACAGGTGAAAATTTAGAAGACCAACTTTCAGACGCAGTGAAGGGTAAAGGAACACATCCTATTAGTTTTGTTCCCCACCGTGGGTCATGGCAATGGAAAGAAACAGAATACCTTAAATTGAAACTTATCGCCGAACAAATGTTTCATAAGAAGGATGTAAACTTAGCAACACTGACTCGATTTGAAAAAATTTGGGCAAAGAACATTTGTTACAACCTACCTGAATTGTCAGAGTTTCGACCTGTAGCAGACTTATTTGGCATTGCAAAGGGAATCAAAGTTCTCATTGCCTGTGCGGGTCCAAGTTTATCCGAATCGATTCCTGAAATCCTTCGTTACCGAAACCAATTTTTGTTATTAGCAGTGGACACTGCAGTTCCCATCCTTACATCTTTTGGCGTTGATCCCGATTTAATTTATTCAGTAGACCCTCAAGCCTTAAATAGCCAGTATTTAGAAGACTACAGTGGTGAAGGGATTTTAATTTTTGATCCTACTTCCACATATATTAGTTTGAGATTCGAAAAGGGACCAAACAAAGGTTTTGTGACATCTTCTCCATTTCCTTTACTCCAATTATTAGAAAAAACAGCTTCAGCAGAAATTGGTTCCGTTCCCTTCGGTGGTTCTGTTTCCACAAATGCCGCAAGTCTTGGAACTCTGATGGGAGCAGAAAAAGTGTATTTAGTAGGCCAAGACTTAAGTTTCACAAAAGGACTTGCCCATTCGAAGGGAGCAGTATTAGAAGAAAGACTAAATTACATAGAGTCCCGAAAGTTTCGTAGGGAAAAACACAATTACAAACAACTTTTTGCCCTTCCCCAAAAACAAGTTTTGGGAATTCAAAATGAAACTTATATTACCAATGAAAAGATGTTAATTTTTAAAAAATGGTTTGAAGATCACTCCAAAGAAAACCCGTGGACCAACTTAACAAAGTTTGGTGCTAAGTTAGAAGGGATGGAACATTCCAGTTTTCATATAGAATTTGAGAACACTTCCAATCAAAAACAAATCCAGTCTACAGTGAATGTAAAAAAATTGATCCAATCAAAATTAAAGGATAATACTCCATTTTTTGAACGTTCATTACTAATCGAAGATATCCAAAAGACAATCACTTCCTTAATTGATTTTCTGATCCTTGTGAAACAAGGTCTAACCGTATCACAGAGGATATACCAACAAATCCAAAAAAACCAAATCAATCCAAAAACATTTTCAGAAGATATCAAACGTATGGATTTGATTGATGAGGAGGTATCTCAAAAAAAAGGTTTAAATGAAATATTAAGTTTGGGAATCCAACGAGTGATTCTTACAATTACAGAAGGGTATGATGAACACTTGAGTTTGGAAGAAAAGGAAAACGCCCAGCTAGGTGTGGCAAAAAAATCATTACTTTTATACGAAGGATTATATGAGTCCATTCGTTCCACCAAACGGATGCTCACAAAATCCTTGTATCGTTTACAGTCTAATCTTTAG
- a CDS encoding OmpA family protein, translated as MAESYYRTINGKQYDNELLEIVEKATKRSKAPIGKNIAKTLFDAIKDGGDYTDVEKRTVKHIRDNFKFSPDADEYLRSEIRKWAAKISVPAAKKKSQSKSSNTKESSSKSKSTRTKKTSISVNESESSYMEIYDSRDEAGYEVAPTPEYNELVALNKFQITPKQSQLGKFIVIGLIVLFFLLLIFFGIRSCNRNSNANDSKPGNVTSQGQESSSRSLERITLQSGTVSNRFDSQAKAIRYINDLQIRFIKQSMATEETASDKIATLAEALKSYPGIKIRVKGHTCFIGEMDENKILSDERAKFIYDELIKNGVNQSQLDYRGFGETAEIDTNQTEAGRIKNRRVDFTVLSVLPKD; from the coding sequence GTGGCAGAAAGTTATTACCGTACCATCAATGGTAAACAATACGACAATGAATTGTTAGAAATCGTTGAGAAGGCCACCAAACGTAGCAAAGCTCCTATTGGCAAAAACATCGCAAAAACATTATTTGATGCCATCAAAGATGGTGGTGATTATACTGATGTTGAAAAAAGAACTGTAAAACACATCCGCGACAATTTTAAATTTTCACCTGATGCAGATGAATACTTACGATCCGAAATTCGTAAGTGGGCAGCTAAGATTTCTGTTCCAGCCGCAAAGAAAAAAAGCCAATCCAAATCTTCAAATACCAAAGAGTCTTCTTCTAAATCAAAATCCACTCGAACCAAAAAAACATCTATCTCTGTAAATGAATCCGAATCTTCTTATATGGAAATTTATGATTCCAGAGATGAAGCTGGTTACGAGGTAGCACCAACTCCAGAATACAACGAACTTGTTGCACTCAATAAATTCCAAATCACTCCGAAACAAAGCCAGTTAGGTAAATTCATAGTAATCGGTCTCATTGTACTATTTTTTCTTTTACTCATATTCTTTGGCATTCGAAGTTGTAATCGGAATTCAAATGCTAATGATTCCAAACCAGGTAACGTAACATCACAAGGACAAGAGTCTAGTTCAAGATCCTTAGAACGTATTACCTTACAATCTGGAACCGTTTCGAATCGATTTGATTCCCAAGCAAAAGCCATTCGTTATATCAACGATTTACAAATTCGTTTTATCAAACAAAGTATGGCAACTGAAGAAACTGCCTCTGATAAAATTGCAACTCTTGCTGAAGCTTTAAAATCTTATCCAGGAATCAAAATTCGAGTCAAAGGGCATACTTGTTTCATCGGCGAAATGGACGAAAATAAAATTTTGTCAGACGAACGTGCGAAATTCATTTATGATGAACTCATCAAAAATGGTGTGAACCAAAGCCAACTCGACTACCGAGGGTTTGGTGAAACAGCAGAAATTGATACGAACCAAACGGAAGCCGGTCGAATCAAAAATAGAAGGGTAGACTTTACCGTTCTATCTGTCCTTCCTAAAGATTAG
- a CDS encoding sigma 54-interacting transcriptional regulator, translating into MSVKQDISGALRKIQKEIQQLPNITDRLNFILDMTLTLFGASTGSISIMDQEEKVLTIVAAKGMDWEKKIAAKLPFNLGVTGRAASTREITYVPDVLLDKDYVKLIETVRSELAIPLLTRDSVVGVLNLESDKVNFFSPDIINQATLFASQLTIVILEERIAKEAFEKSKREEDPVEEILGYDPSILFLKHRIRQVGPSDISVMMIGEEGSGKKLVAKALHYISQRKNAPFHTVDCSGLSYELLEAELFGSFSGKIFNPGKLEQSNTGSLYIESIGDLPSNLQNKLFQTLSDKTIPNPTLKKKDEVLNIRIFTGSKRDLLEDIQKETFSMDLYYRLAEVPLRMPPLRERRGDIPLLAHHFLYQYNKQYGRNKSFSTEALKSLTGMPWSGNVRQLQSVIQYAVLVPQETVLEPYSFQQDGKREEETRTKVSGFGVGTEILTPSENLSLNLAIEKLEAIWIKEAFQRASTQEEAAKLLGISRGSLQYKLKNNQFLDGFSV; encoded by the coding sequence ATGTCTGTGAAACAGGATATTTCCGGTGCCTTAAGGAAAATCCAAAAAGAAATCCAACAACTTCCGAATATTACGGATCGGTTGAATTTCATTTTGGATATGACACTCACTTTATTTGGTGCTTCAACTGGAAGTATATCCATTATGGACCAAGAAGAGAAGGTCCTTACCATTGTTGCGGCTAAAGGTATGGACTGGGAGAAAAAAATTGCCGCAAAACTACCCTTTAACTTAGGTGTGACTGGTCGCGCTGCATCCACAAGAGAAATTACCTATGTTCCTGATGTTCTCCTAGACAAAGATTATGTAAAACTCATTGAGACTGTTCGCTCAGAGCTTGCGATTCCACTTCTAACTAGAGACTCTGTTGTAGGAGTTCTCAATTTAGAATCAGACAAAGTTAACTTTTTTTCACCAGATATTATTAACCAAGCAACTTTATTTGCATCTCAATTAACAATTGTTATTTTAGAAGAAAGAATTGCAAAAGAAGCCTTCGAAAAATCTAAACGGGAAGAAGATCCTGTTGAAGAAATTTTAGGTTATGATCCAAGCATTTTATTTTTGAAACATAGAATTAGGCAAGTGGGTCCATCCGATATTTCGGTCATGATGATTGGAGAAGAGGGATCTGGGAAAAAATTAGTAGCAAAGGCACTTCATTATATTTCTCAAAGGAAAAATGCTCCCTTTCATACGGTTGATTGTTCTGGGCTAAGTTATGAATTATTGGAAGCAGAACTTTTTGGAAGTTTTAGTGGTAAAATCTTCAATCCAGGAAAATTGGAACAATCCAATACTGGTTCCTTATACATTGAATCAATAGGAGATTTACCTTCCAATTTACAAAACAAACTATTTCAAACTTTAAGTGATAAAACCATTCCGAATCCAACATTAAAGAAAAAAGACGAAGTTCTTAATATCAGAATTTTTACAGGTAGCAAAAGAGACCTTTTGGAAGACATTCAGAAAGAAACGTTTTCAATGGATTTATATTACCGTCTAGCGGAAGTTCCACTTCGTATGCCACCATTACGTGAAAGACGAGGTGACATACCTCTTCTTGCACACCATTTCTTATACCAATACAATAAACAATATGGAAGAAACAAATCTTTCTCCACCGAAGCCCTAAAGTCATTAACAGGAATGCCATGGAGTGGGAATGTAAGGCAATTACAAAGTGTCATTCAATATGCAGTCCTTGTTCCACAAGAGACAGTGCTTGAGCCATATTCTTTCCAACAAGATGGCAAACGTGAGGAAGAAACACGGACGAAAGTATCGGGGTTCGGAGTAGGGACAGAAATTCTCACTCCAAGTGAGAACTTATCTTTGAATTTAGCGATTGAAAAATTAGAGGCAATTTGGATCAAAGAAGCCTTTCAAAGGGCCTCCACCCAAGAAGAGGCAGCAAAACTTTTGGGGATCAGCCGTGGATCTTTGCAATATAAGCTCAAAAATAACCAATTTCTGGACGGTTTCAGCGTTTGA
- the prfB gene encoding peptide chain release factor 2, giving the protein MDRSLKDLKKQTSEMIETFQTYWAAQNFQEDYDRLMSLIEKANDPKLWDSPDQAKNVTQKRNELQLKLDPWLDLKKELLDFPDLIELTSEEMGESGLKSLNDDFERMFEAFENLQMLDALSGKDDGKAAFINIHPGAGGTESQDWADMLLRMYTRFCEQKGYRAELVDYQPGETAGIKNATLYIQGDHPFGYLKCESGVHRLVRISPFDSNKRRHTSFASVYVTPEVDDDIQVNIEEKDLRVDVYRSSGAGGQHVNTTDSAVRITHIPTGVVVSCQMERSQIKNRDTAMKMLKARLYEMEKQKAEEENAKKAGEKRDIAWGSQIRSYVFHPYNLVKDHRTDFETGNVHAVMDGDLEDFIIAYLKYLTNQKANAKV; this is encoded by the coding sequence ATGGACAGATCATTAAAAGACTTAAAAAAACAAACAAGTGAAATGATAGAAACATTTCAAACCTACTGGGCAGCACAAAATTTCCAAGAGGATTATGATCGTTTGATGTCCTTAATTGAAAAGGCAAACGATCCAAAATTATGGGATTCACCCGACCAAGCCAAAAATGTAACTCAAAAACGAAACGAATTACAATTAAAGTTGGATCCATGGTTGGATTTAAAAAAAGAGCTTTTAGATTTTCCTGACTTAATCGAACTCACCTCAGAAGAAATGGGTGAATCTGGATTAAAATCATTAAATGATGATTTTGAAAGAATGTTTGAGGCTTTTGAAAACTTACAAATGTTAGATGCTCTTTCTGGAAAAGATGATGGAAAAGCTGCATTCATCAATATCCACCCAGGTGCTGGTGGAACAGAATCACAAGATTGGGCCGATATGTTACTTCGTATGTACACTAGATTTTGTGAACAAAAAGGATACCGAGCAGAACTTGTGGACTACCAACCAGGTGAAACCGCTGGTATCAAAAATGCTACACTTTACATCCAAGGGGATCATCCATTTGGGTATTTAAAATGTGAATCGGGAGTTCATCGTCTTGTTCGTATTTCTCCTTTTGATTCCAATAAACGTAGGCATACATCGTTTGCATCAGTCTATGTCACACCAGAAGTAGATGATGATATCCAAGTGAATATCGAAGAAAAAGATTTACGAGTTGATGTCTACCGATCTTCGGGTGCTGGTGGTCAGCACGTGAACACCACAGACTCTGCTGTTCGGATCACACACATTCCAACAGGAGTTGTTGTCTCCTGCCAAATGGAAAGGTCACAAATCAAAAACCGTGATACCGCAATGAAGATGTTAAAAGCACGTCTTTATGAGATGGAAAAACAAAAAGCAGAAGAAGAGAACGCAAAAAAAGCAGGGGAAAAACGTGACATAGCTTGGGGTTCACAAATTCGAAGTTATGTGTTCCATCCTTATAATTTAGTGAAAGACCATAGAACCGATTTTGAAACTGGAAACGTTCATGCAGTGATGGATGGAGACCTGGAAGATTTTATCATTGCCTATTTAAAATACCTGACAAATCAGAAGGCAAACGCTAAAGTATAA
- the purD gene encoding phosphoribosylamine--glycine ligase, giving the protein MEHKYKVLLLGSGGREHALADVISKSNSLESLKVFPGNGGFATELLLGADEISITDKSKFLEYLMVSKTNLVVVGPEDPLVNGIADWCAEVNILCFGPSAYCAQVEGSKHFAKEMMKRAKVPTASFAVFTDHESAWSYAQKEMLPLVVKADGLAAGKGVTVAFDLKEVKRALDEIFLESKFGQSGNKVVIESFLEGEEASLFVITDGQRYMCLPAAQDHKRAYDGDIGPNTGGMGAYAPAPIVTDVVLSKVKTRIIEPMLEDFRNSGHPYKGLLYVGLMITKEGEPNVVEFNCRFGDPETQCVLRLLDEDILPIFYASATGNLPERNLKLKSGSSAIVVLAAKGYPDSPEKGMVLEIPPNEGNVVVYHAGTKKETQTILASGGRILGITSFGSSLKDAINDCYVFLSKIKAPNTFYRKDIGRRAL; this is encoded by the coding sequence TTGGAACATAAATATAAAGTTTTACTTCTTGGAAGTGGTGGTAGAGAACACGCGTTAGCGGACGTGATCTCAAAATCTAATTCTTTGGAATCTTTGAAAGTATTTCCCGGGAATGGTGGATTTGCAACGGAGCTCCTACTAGGAGCAGATGAAATTTCCATTACCGATAAATCTAAATTCTTAGAATATTTAATGGTTTCGAAAACCAATCTTGTTGTGGTGGGACCAGAAGATCCACTAGTGAATGGAATCGCCGATTGGTGTGCTGAAGTAAACATTCTTTGTTTTGGTCCATCTGCATATTGTGCACAGGTGGAAGGCAGTAAACATTTTGCAAAAGAAATGATGAAACGGGCAAAAGTTCCCACAGCTTCTTTTGCTGTATTTACAGACCATGAATCGGCTTGGAGTTATGCTCAAAAAGAAATGTTGCCCCTCGTTGTCAAAGCAGATGGTTTAGCTGCAGGAAAAGGTGTGACAGTTGCTTTTGATTTAAAAGAAGTCAAACGAGCATTAGATGAAATATTTTTAGAATCAAAATTTGGTCAAAGTGGAAATAAAGTTGTCATTGAATCCTTTTTGGAAGGAGAAGAAGCTTCTTTATTTGTCATTACAGACGGACAGAGGTATATGTGTTTGCCAGCCGCACAAGACCACAAACGTGCGTATGACGGTGACATTGGACCAAATACTGGTGGAATGGGTGCTTATGCACCAGCACCAATTGTGACTGATGTTGTTCTCTCAAAAGTAAAGACAAGAATCATCGAACCAATGTTAGAAGACTTTCGTAACTCGGGACATCCTTACAAAGGGCTATTGTATGTCGGTCTAATGATCACAAAAGAAGGAGAACCCAATGTAGTGGAATTCAATTGTCGCTTTGGGGATCCTGAAACTCAATGTGTATTACGTTTACTTGATGAAGACATTTTACCGATTTTTTATGCATCCGCTACAGGTAATTTACCAGAACGGAATTTAAAATTGAAATCCGGTTCATCGGCCATTGTAGTGCTTGCGGCAAAAGGATACCCTGATAGTCCCGAAAAAGGAATGGTGTTAGAAATTCCACCAAACGAAGGGAATGTGGTGGTCTACCACGCTGGGACAAAAAAAGAAACCCAAACCATCCTAGCAAGTGGTGGGCGAATTCTTGGGATCACATCATTTGGTTCCAGTTTAAAAGATGCAATCAATGATTGTTATGTTTTTCTCTCGAAAATAAAAGCACCAAATACATTTTATCGAAAAGATATTGGAAGGAGAGCTCTGTAA